From Nicotiana tabacum cultivar K326 chromosome 22, ASM71507v2, whole genome shotgun sequence, one genomic window encodes:
- the LOC107759785 gene encoding uncharacterized protein LOC107759785: MLSIARRVQRSHPCLQFIGLQLRSAHADGASSSPRRRRSKFSPSAMLKKVDDKSEWWVVDGEMHEIGENVPPRERFVIPRENIPNKRRKQLRDQFMRRTRLVLKESEHEPWCKRYMELYNEMRENWERLYWDEGYSKKLAQDHANYDSAEDDDEDFSPYRRSKPNAAHMKEQGGTGRNRQDDNWEKVSLVRDKFEYDRERRLREKAFAPMSEANNNGMDYSTPKYQAFDTRRYISDSESDID, from the exons ATGCTTTCAATAGCTAGACGAGTTCAAAGATCCCATCCTTGCCTCCAATTCATTGGTCTTCAACTCCGGTCTGCTCATGCCGACGGCGCTTCATCCTCACCGCGGCGGCGGCGCTCCAAGTTTTCGCCGTCAGCAATGTTGAAGAAAGTCGACGATAAGTCGGAGTGGTGGGTGGTCGACGGCGAGATGCACGAAATTGGTGAAAACGTACCACCCAGAGAGCGATTCGTAATACCAAGAGAAAACATCCCCAATAAGCGCCGTAAGCAGCTTCGCGACCAGTTCATGCGCCGTACTCGCCTCGTTCTCAAAGAATCT GAGCATGAACCTTGGTGCAAAAGATATATGGAATTGTATAACGAGATGAGAGAGAACTGGGAGAGGCTGTATTGGGATGAGGGTTATTCCAAAAAGCTTGCTCAAGATCATGCAAACTATGATTCtgctgaggatgatgatgaagatttctctccatacag GAGAAGTAAACCTAATGCTGCCCACATGAAG GAACAAGGAGGTACGGGAAGAAATAGGCAGGATGATAACTGGGAAAAGGTTAGCCTAGTCCGTGATAAATTTGAGTATGACAGAGAGAGAAGATTGAGAGAAAAAG CATTTGCACCTATGAGTGAAGCAAACAACAATGGCATGGACTATTCAACTCCCAAGTACCAGGCCTTTGACACTCGGAGATACATCTCTGACAGCGAGAGTGACATTGACTGA